One genomic region from Paraburkholderia azotifigens encodes:
- a CDS encoding IclR family transcriptional regulator domain-containing protein encodes MNRPPLDKRDWIAGLEKGLAILESFDSEHARLTPSQAAQLTGMTRTAARRYLLTLEHLGYVQGDGKLYGLTPRVLRVGWSYFDSARLPKTVQPYLQQLSATIGESVYVSVLDDWELVFIARNGTSRVMTTGFVLGARVPAPLTSPGVVLLAYHRDQDAMQTWLNDTSLAPFTPHTLTNRTGLLEKIRRAQADGFAVIEQQLDIGVRGVAVPMKNRHGDVVAALSTNMPMGKETTEAALVRVLRPLQESALSMLNVL; translated from the coding sequence ATGAACCGACCGCCACTGGACAAACGAGACTGGATCGCGGGCCTGGAAAAAGGGCTCGCGATCCTCGAGTCGTTCGACAGCGAACACGCGCGCCTCACGCCGAGCCAGGCCGCGCAGCTGACGGGCATGACGCGCACGGCCGCGCGCCGTTATCTGCTGACGCTCGAACATCTCGGCTATGTGCAGGGCGACGGCAAGCTGTACGGGCTGACGCCGCGTGTGCTGCGTGTCGGCTGGTCGTATTTCGATTCGGCGCGTCTGCCGAAGACCGTGCAGCCCTATCTGCAGCAACTGAGCGCGACGATTGGCGAATCCGTCTACGTGAGCGTGCTCGACGACTGGGAGCTGGTGTTCATCGCGCGCAACGGCACGTCGCGCGTGATGACGACGGGCTTCGTGCTCGGCGCGCGCGTGCCCGCCCCGCTCACCTCGCCCGGCGTCGTGCTGCTCGCGTATCACCGCGATCAGGACGCGATGCAGACGTGGCTCAACGACACATCGCTTGCACCGTTCACGCCGCATACGTTGACGAATCGCACGGGCCTGCTCGAAAAGATCCGCCGCGCGCAAGCGGACGGTTTCGCGGTGATCGAGCAGCAACTCGATATCGGCGTGCGCGGTGTTGCGGTGCCGATGAAAAACCGCCATGGCGATGTGGTCGCCGCGCTCAGCACGAACATGCCGATGGGCAAGGAGACGACGGAAGCGGCCCTCGTTCGCGTGTTGCGGCCGTTGCAGGAATCGGCCCTGTCTATGCTCAACGTCCTATAG
- a CDS encoding glycosyltransferase family 4 protein, translated as MNHDLVEEDLLRPTPVTRDAGHDLIPATPGARPPATPAQRRGARSVGPVRVAIIHDWLVTYAGAERVLEQIVACFPDADLFSLVDFLDDRTFLRGKSVTTSFIQKLPMARTKYRAYLPLMPLAIEQLDVSAYDVVISSSHAVAKGVLTGPDQVHISYVHSPIRYAWDLQHQYLQQSKLTSGPKSAFARLILHYMRNWDIRTSNSVDAFVANSEFISRRIRKVYQRESEVIFPPVDVDAFSLCETREDFYLTASRMVPYKKIDLIVEAFAQMPERKLVVIGDGPDMQKVREKATPNVQIMGYQPFDVLRDHMRRAKAFVFAAEEDFGISVVEAQACGTPVIAYGKGGALETVRDQYESHPTGIFFNEQTTGSIIDAVEHFASDPTRFRPADCRANAERFSIRHFRERFFGFVRESVPALRGATLPSDDPPAIGKEQQQASSALRVLAIDQSGVMGGAELSLLEIVKALKARVQVVLFDDGPFRVALHREGVAVDVLDPGAIREVRKQGGTPPLAKAVKGVASLVRATVARARQSDVIYANTQRAMVIGALAGRFARRPVVWHLRDIVSPEHFGSKQLAIIKWCAKFGLAHVIANSAASARAFAELTQFGDQRIDVVFNGISSAPFNALRDVPQSVLRARLNLPQDAFLVGSFSRLAQWKGQHVLLEAMVLNPHMHAVLVGAPLFGEDAYEAKLHAFVAAHGLEERVHFLGFQDDVAACMCAVDVVAHTSITPEPFGRVIVEGMLAQRPVVASRAGGVTEIIDDGVNGVMCTPGDAHALADTLAELRSDQALRDRLVARGYQTAVRKFGTQAYVEGVERILANVAGAHAKLAS; from the coding sequence ATGAACCACGATCTCGTTGAAGAAGACCTGCTGCGTCCCACGCCCGTGACGCGCGATGCAGGCCACGATCTCATCCCCGCCACGCCCGGTGCCAGGCCGCCCGCGACGCCCGCACAACGGCGCGGCGCACGCAGCGTCGGCCCCGTGCGCGTCGCGATCATTCACGACTGGCTCGTCACCTACGCGGGCGCCGAGCGCGTGCTCGAACAGATCGTCGCGTGCTTTCCGGACGCCGATCTGTTCAGCCTCGTCGACTTTCTCGACGACCGCACGTTCCTGCGCGGCAAGTCCGTAACGACGTCGTTCATCCAGAAGCTGCCGATGGCGCGCACGAAGTACCGCGCGTATCTGCCGCTGATGCCGCTCGCGATCGAGCAGCTCGACGTGTCCGCGTACGACGTCGTGATCTCCAGCAGCCATGCCGTGGCGAAGGGCGTGCTGACGGGACCGGACCAGGTGCATATCAGCTACGTGCATTCGCCCATTCGCTACGCGTGGGACTTGCAGCATCAATACCTTCAACAGTCGAAGCTGACGAGCGGACCGAAGTCGGCGTTCGCACGGCTCATCCTGCACTACATGCGCAACTGGGATATCCGCACATCCAATTCCGTCGACGCATTCGTCGCCAACTCGGAGTTCATTTCGCGCCGCATCCGCAAGGTCTATCAGCGCGAGTCCGAGGTGATCTTTCCGCCCGTGGACGTGGATGCGTTCTCGCTCTGCGAAACCAGGGAAGACTTCTATCTGACGGCATCGCGCATGGTGCCGTACAAGAAGATCGATCTGATCGTCGAGGCGTTCGCACAGATGCCCGAACGCAAGCTCGTCGTGATCGGCGACGGCCCCGACATGCAGAAGGTGCGCGAGAAGGCGACCCCCAACGTGCAGATCATGGGCTATCAGCCTTTTGATGTGCTGCGCGATCACATGCGCCGCGCGAAGGCGTTCGTGTTCGCGGCGGAAGAGGACTTCGGCATTTCCGTGGTGGAGGCGCAGGCCTGCGGCACGCCCGTCATCGCGTACGGCAAGGGCGGGGCGCTCGAGACCGTGCGCGACCAGTATGAATCGCATCCCACGGGCATCTTCTTCAACGAGCAGACAACCGGGTCGATCATCGACGCGGTCGAGCATTTCGCCAGCGATCCCACGCGCTTTCGGCCCGCAGATTGCCGCGCGAATGCGGAGCGCTTTTCGATTCGCCATTTCCGCGAGCGCTTCTTCGGCTTCGTGCGCGAGTCGGTGCCGGCGTTACGCGGCGCGACGCTGCCGTCCGACGATCCGCCCGCGATCGGCAAAGAACAGCAGCAGGCATCGAGCGCATTGCGCGTGCTCGCGATCGATCAGAGCGGCGTGATGGGCGGCGCCGAACTGTCGCTGCTGGAGATCGTGAAGGCGCTCAAGGCGCGCGTGCAGGTCGTGCTGTTCGACGACGGTCCGTTCCGTGTGGCGCTGCATCGCGAAGGCGTGGCCGTCGACGTGCTCGATCCCGGCGCGATACGCGAAGTCCGCAAGCAGGGTGGCACGCCGCCGCTGGCGAAAGCCGTGAAGGGCGTTGCGTCGCTGGTGCGGGCGACCGTCGCACGCGCCCGGCAGAGCGACGTGATCTACGCGAACACGCAGCGCGCGATGGTGATCGGCGCGCTCGCGGGACGCTTTGCGCGACGCCCGGTGGTCTGGCATCTGCGCGATATCGTGAGCCCCGAGCATTTCGGCAGCAAGCAGCTCGCGATCATCAAGTGGTGCGCGAAGTTCGGCCTCGCGCACGTGATCGCCAATTCGGCCGCTTCGGCGCGCGCGTTTGCCGAGCTGACGCAGTTCGGCGACCAGCGCATCGACGTCGTGTTCAACGGCATTTCCAGCGCGCCGTTCAATGCGCTGCGCGATGTGCCGCAAAGCGTGCTGCGCGCGCGGCTGAATCTGCCGCAGGATGCCTTCCTCGTCGGCTCATTCAGCCGGCTCGCGCAATGGAAGGGGCAGCATGTGCTGCTCGAGGCGATGGTGCTCAATCCGCACATGCATGCCGTGCTGGTGGGCGCGCCGCTGTTCGGCGAAGACGCGTACGAGGCGAAGCTGCACGCGTTCGTCGCGGCGCACGGACTCGAAGAGCGCGTGCATTTTCTGGGCTTCCAGGACGATGTCGCCGCGTGCATGTGCGCCGTCGACGTGGTCGCGCACACGTCGATCACGCCCGAGCCGTTCGGCCGCGTGATCGTCGAAGGGATGCTCGCGCAGCGGCCCGTGGTGGCCTCGCGCGCAGGCGGTGTGACGGAGATCATCGACGACGGCGTGAACGGCGTGATGTGTACGCCGGGCGATGCGCATGCGCTCGCCGATACGCTCGCGGAGCTGCGCTCGGATCAGGCCTTGCGCGACCGGCTCGTCGCGCGCGGCTATCAGACGGCCGTGCGCAAGTTCGGCACGCAGGCGTATGTCGAAGGTGTCGAGCGGATTCTGGCGAATGTGGCGGGCGCACACGCGAAACTCGCAAGCTGA
- the galU gene encoding UTP--glucose-1-phosphate uridylyltransferase GalU, producing MLKVTKAVFPVAGLGTRFLPATKASPKEMLPIVDKPLIQYAVEEAIAAGITEMIFVTGRSKRAIEDHFDKSYEIEAELEARGKAQLLELVRSIKPANVDCFYVRQAEALGLGHAVLCAEKLVGESPFAVILADDLLHSEKPVMKQLVDTFNHYHSSVVGVETIAREASRSYGVVDGKEWEEDVIKLSGIVEKPAPDKAPSNLGVVGRYVLMPTIFKHIRALKPGAGGELQLTDALQSLLTEEQVLAYRYFGTRFDCGSKLGYLKATVEFALRHPEVRADFEDFLQSYLPLHLTQAAA from the coding sequence ATGCTGAAAGTCACCAAAGCCGTCTTTCCTGTTGCGGGCCTCGGAACACGTTTTCTGCCTGCCACGAAGGCGAGCCCGAAGGAGATGCTGCCCATCGTCGACAAGCCGCTGATCCAGTACGCAGTCGAAGAAGCGATCGCAGCAGGCATCACCGAAATGATCTTCGTCACGGGCCGCAGCAAGCGCGCGATCGAAGATCACTTCGACAAGTCCTATGAAATCGAAGCGGAACTCGAAGCGCGCGGCAAGGCGCAGCTGCTTGAACTGGTACGCAGCATCAAGCCGGCGAACGTCGACTGCTTCTACGTGCGTCAGGCCGAAGCGCTGGGTCTCGGTCATGCCGTGCTGTGCGCGGAAAAACTGGTCGGCGAAAGCCCGTTCGCGGTGATTCTTGCCGACGACCTGCTGCACAGCGAAAAGCCCGTGATGAAGCAGCTCGTCGACACGTTCAACCACTATCACAGCTCGGTGGTCGGCGTCGAAACGATCGCGCGCGAAGCGAGCCGCTCGTATGGCGTCGTCGACGGCAAGGAGTGGGAAGAAGACGTGATCAAGCTGTCGGGCATCGTCGAAAAGCCGGCACCCGACAAGGCGCCGTCGAATCTCGGCGTGGTCGGCCGCTATGTGCTGATGCCGACTATCTTCAAGCACATCCGCGCGCTGAAGCCGGGCGCGGGCGGCGAACTGCAATTGACGGACGCGCTGCAATCGCTGCTGACGGAAGAGCAGGTGCTCGCCTATCGCTACTTCGGCACGCGCTTCGATTGCGGCAGCAAGCTCGGCTATCTGAAGGCGACCGTCGAATTCGCGCTGCGTCACCCGGAAGTGCGCGCGGACTTCGAAGACTTCCTGCAAAGCTACCTGCCGCTGCATCTGACCCAGGCCGCCGCATGA
- a CDS encoding 3-keto-5-aminohexanoate cleavage protein, producing the protein MSQATSHATNQPCIISVAITGSVPRKKDNPAVPISVPEQVESTHEAYEAGATLVHLHVRDEDERSSSDRNSFAALQEGIRKHCPDIIIQFSTGGRGRSFEQRGAMLDLRPDMASLATGSVNFPTTVYENPPDFVRMLAQTMLDHDVKPEIEIFDLAMLYSTVDLVQQGLLKDPVHVQFVMGVKNALPARREILEFEVEQLKKLLPTATWTAAGIGRHQLEVNHWTLEMGGHCRTGLEDNVRWDKDTLAKSNAQLVQRVADLCGQYGRPVATAKQAREMLALKPAA; encoded by the coding sequence ATGAGTCAAGCAACGAGTCACGCCACGAATCAGCCCTGCATCATCTCTGTCGCGATCACAGGCTCCGTGCCGCGCAAGAAGGACAATCCGGCCGTGCCGATCTCGGTGCCCGAGCAGGTCGAGAGTACGCACGAAGCTTATGAAGCAGGCGCGACGCTCGTGCATCTGCACGTGCGCGACGAAGATGAGCGCTCGAGTTCCGACCGCAACAGCTTCGCGGCGCTGCAAGAGGGCATCCGCAAGCATTGCCCGGACATCATCATCCAGTTCTCGACGGGCGGCCGCGGCCGTTCGTTCGAACAGCGCGGCGCGATGCTCGATTTGCGTCCCGACATGGCGTCCCTCGCGACGGGCTCGGTGAACTTCCCGACCACCGTCTACGAGAATCCGCCCGATTTCGTGCGCATGCTCGCGCAGACGATGCTCGATCACGACGTGAAGCCCGAAATCGAAATTTTCGATCTGGCCATGCTGTACAGCACCGTCGATCTCGTTCAGCAGGGCCTGCTGAAAGATCCCGTGCATGTGCAGTTCGTGATGGGCGTGAAGAACGCGCTGCCCGCGCGCCGCGAGATTCTCGAGTTCGAAGTCGAGCAGTTGAAGAAGCTGCTGCCGACGGCGACGTGGACGGCGGCAGGCATCGGCCGTCACCAGCTCGAAGTGAATCACTGGACCCTCGAAATGGGCGGCCATTGCCGCACGGGACTCGAAGACAACGTGCGCTGGGACAAGGACACGCTCGCGAAAAGCAATGCGCAGCTCGTGCAGCGCGTCGCGGATCTGTGCGGCCAATACGGCCGCCCCGTTGCGACGGCGAAACAGGCGCGCGAGATGCTGGCGCTCAAACCCGCTGCCTGA
- a CDS encoding acyltransferase family protein has protein sequence MSDTALDATGSSLSFAQATRSETKVADKEHVIDAMRGFAALLVAYFHCRQVEWIGMQSFHHVAGKSFDLNAIVAYLTLPIAWGSAGVPIFFVISGYCIHRGAAQRLAANPAYALDAMNFWARRFARIYPVLFAALLLTLALDWTSLQFPPVNHKILDIGPKAFLVNLFSLQGVAGKTYGSNGALWTLSLEVQFYAVYPLLFALRRRIGMNGVLGLVALVNIASFFVFERHELQFFTSFWLSWTLGAWIAESQVTRSAAQKRMPWLMYGAAAVLTALGCAAFHFGQYYAFQLWALGFACYLSEALKSRRHNDTPAIRMLSRFGDFSFSLYSIHLPIFVLLSSLLYRSALQTSIFPTFGFMLVALAAAWVFYRCVELPAMKWSASLKPASARRMR, from the coding sequence ATGAGCGATACAGCACTGGACGCCACCGGCTCGTCCCTGTCCTTTGCGCAGGCGACGCGCAGCGAGACAAAAGTCGCCGACAAGGAACACGTCATCGACGCGATGCGCGGATTCGCCGCGCTGCTGGTGGCCTATTTTCATTGCCGCCAGGTCGAATGGATCGGCATGCAGAGCTTTCACCACGTCGCGGGCAAGTCGTTCGACCTGAACGCGATCGTCGCGTATCTGACCTTGCCGATTGCATGGGGCTCGGCGGGCGTGCCGATTTTTTTCGTCATCAGCGGCTATTGCATTCACCGCGGTGCGGCGCAGCGGCTCGCGGCGAATCCGGCCTACGCACTCGACGCGATGAACTTCTGGGCGCGCCGCTTCGCACGCATCTATCCGGTGCTATTCGCCGCCCTGCTGCTCACGCTGGCGCTCGACTGGACGAGCCTGCAGTTTCCGCCCGTCAATCACAAGATTCTCGACATCGGCCCCAAGGCGTTTCTCGTCAACCTGTTCTCGCTGCAAGGCGTGGCGGGCAAGACGTATGGCTCGAATGGCGCACTGTGGACGCTGTCGCTCGAGGTGCAGTTCTATGCCGTGTATCCGCTGCTTTTCGCATTGCGCCGGCGAATCGGCATGAATGGCGTGCTCGGCCTCGTTGCACTTGTCAACATCGCGTCGTTCTTCGTATTCGAACGCCATGAACTGCAGTTCTTCACATCGTTCTGGCTCTCGTGGACGCTCGGCGCATGGATCGCCGAATCACAGGTGACGCGCAGCGCAGCGCAGAAGCGCATGCCGTGGCTCATGTATGGCGCGGCGGCCGTGCTGACGGCGCTCGGCTGTGCCGCGTTTCACTTCGGGCAGTACTATGCGTTTCAACTCTGGGCGCTGGGCTTCGCCTGCTACCTGAGCGAAGCGCTCAAGAGCCGGCGTCACAACGACACGCCTGCAATCCGCATGCTGTCGCGTTTCGGCGATTTCAGCTTCTCGCTCTATTCGATTCATCTGCCCATTTTCGTGCTGCTGTCGTCGCTGCTGTATCGCTCCGCGCTGCAGACGTCGATCTTCCCGACCTTCGGCTTCATGCTCGTTGCGCTTGCTGCTGCATGGGTGTTTTATCGCTGCGTCGAACTGCCTGCGATGAAGTGGTCGGCGAGTCTGAAGCCTGCTTCTGCGCGGCGAATGCGCTAA
- a CDS encoding oligosaccharide flippase family protein has protein sequence MDKGILRNVVINLIGLVLPTFVSLVTVPSYIKLLGVERYGVISLVWTLIGYFSILDLGMSMAAQNHISKARASNDADACEQVFWSATWLNLATGIVGGLVIYFGAALYTAYFSKVSPELQHEVYMALPWLAVAIPLANVSWVFAGAINGAERFGIYNTNQTLGTFLFQLLPLAAAWMMGPTLQNVLAAAVLARLLAAILLGRSAISVLGIRRLRAPQFAVAKGLFNFGGWMLIASITGMVAESLDRVMLGTSLGARFVTYYTVPQNLVTRLNIVPTAMLRTLFPRLSAVGRDDADVIMRQSLEFLNGVFTPVALVAIIVLEPFLHAWVGSEVADAAGPVGRILIISVWLVGQANLARILIQSQVHPASAARLGLFELPFFAAALWYGIAHFGLTGAAVVVAARGLFDYVVLLRLSAIHARPIVLDMCAHLAFLAGTLWLATLLSSLPMAIAAGVLVVSANVAWSLTMTPALRDLARSLLARLKLRLNPRNSA, from the coding sequence ATGGACAAAGGCATCCTCAGAAACGTAGTGATCAACCTGATCGGACTGGTGTTGCCGACGTTTGTGTCGCTCGTCACGGTGCCGTCGTACATCAAGCTGCTGGGCGTCGAGCGCTACGGCGTGATCAGTCTCGTCTGGACGCTGATCGGCTACTTCAGCATCCTCGATCTCGGCATGAGCATGGCCGCGCAGAACCACATCTCGAAGGCGCGCGCGTCGAACGACGCCGATGCCTGCGAGCAGGTGTTCTGGAGCGCGACGTGGCTCAATCTGGCGACGGGCATCGTCGGCGGGCTCGTCATTTACTTCGGCGCGGCGCTGTATACGGCGTACTTCTCGAAGGTGTCGCCCGAACTGCAGCACGAGGTCTATATGGCGCTGCCGTGGCTCGCGGTGGCGATACCGCTTGCCAACGTGTCGTGGGTGTTCGCGGGCGCAATCAACGGCGCGGAACGCTTCGGCATCTACAACACGAACCAGACGCTCGGCACCTTCCTGTTCCAGCTCTTGCCGCTCGCCGCCGCATGGATGATGGGGCCGACGTTGCAGAACGTGCTCGCGGCCGCCGTCCTCGCGCGTCTGCTTGCGGCGATCCTGCTGGGACGCTCCGCAATCAGCGTGCTCGGCATCCGCCGGTTGCGGGCGCCGCAATTCGCGGTGGCGAAGGGCCTGTTCAATTTCGGCGGCTGGATGCTGATTGCGAGCATCACGGGCATGGTCGCCGAATCGCTCGACCGCGTGATGCTCGGCACGAGTCTCGGCGCGCGTTTCGTCACGTATTACACGGTGCCGCAGAACCTCGTCACGCGTCTGAACATCGTGCCCACCGCGATGCTGCGCACGCTGTTTCCGCGGCTGTCCGCCGTGGGCCGCGACGATGCCGACGTCATCATGCGCCAGTCGCTCGAGTTCCTGAACGGCGTGTTCACGCCCGTCGCGCTCGTCGCGATCATCGTGCTCGAACCGTTCCTGCATGCGTGGGTCGGCAGCGAAGTCGCCGACGCGGCAGGGCCCGTCGGACGCATCCTGATCATCTCCGTGTGGCTCGTCGGTCAGGCGAACCTCGCACGCATCCTCATTCAGTCGCAGGTGCATCCCGCATCGGCCGCGCGTCTCGGCCTGTTCGAACTGCCGTTCTTCGCGGCCGCGCTGTGGTACGGCATCGCGCATTTCGGTCTGACGGGCGCGGCCGTCGTCGTCGCCGCGCGCGGACTGTTCGACTACGTCGTGCTGTTGCGCCTCTCTGCGATTCACGCGCGCCCGATCGTGCTCGACATGTGCGCACACCTCGCTTTCCTGGCGGGCACGTTGTGGCTCGCCACCTTGCTGTCCAGCCTGCCGATGGCCATTGCCGCGGGCGTGCTCGTCGTGAGCGCGAACGTCGCGTGGTCGCTCACGATGACCCCTGCATTGCGCGATCTTGCGCGTTCGCTGCTTGCGCGTCTGAAGTTGCGACTCAATCCGAGGAATAGCGCATGA
- a CDS encoding phosphoribosyltransferase, which translates to MHQPFANRADAGRALADHLKQYAGRDDVVVLGLPRGGVPVAYEVACALRAPLDVLVVRKLGVPWQPELAMGAIASGNALYVDEELLRETAVSRDDFERVLADEKAQLARREALFRDPQRAAIEVAQRVAIIVDDGLATGASMTAAARALRARSPAKIVAALPVAPADAASRIGGEIDEFVCVVTPQSFFAVSQFYSDFSETTDDDVRAILARASSASGPASS; encoded by the coding sequence ATGCACCAGCCGTTTGCCAATCGGGCCGACGCGGGCCGTGCGCTCGCCGATCATCTGAAGCAGTACGCGGGGCGCGACGATGTCGTCGTGCTCGGGCTGCCGCGCGGCGGCGTGCCCGTTGCGTATGAAGTCGCGTGCGCGCTCCGCGCGCCGCTCGACGTGCTCGTGGTGCGCAAGCTCGGTGTGCCGTGGCAACCCGAACTGGCGATGGGCGCGATCGCATCGGGCAATGCGTTGTATGTGGATGAAGAACTGCTGCGCGAGACGGCTGTGTCCCGTGATGATTTCGAGCGCGTGCTGGCCGATGAGAAAGCGCAGCTCGCGCGACGCGAGGCGTTATTCCGCGACCCGCAGCGGGCCGCTATCGAGGTCGCGCAGCGCGTCGCGATCATCGTCGACGACGGGCTCGCAACGGGTGCGTCGATGACGGCTGCGGCACGCGCGTTGCGCGCCCGCTCACCCGCGAAGATCGTCGCTGCGCTGCCCGTTGCGCCTGCCGATGCGGCGTCGCGCATCGGCGGCGAGATCGATGAATTCGTCTGCGTGGTGACGCCGCAATCCTTCTTCGCCGTCAGCCAGTTTTATTCCGACTTCAGCGAAACCACCGACGACGATGTGCGCGCAATACTCGCACGCGCATCGTCGGCCAGCGGGCCCGCCTCGTCCTGA